The Streptomyces sp. NBC_00483 genome contains the following window.
CACACCGCTCTACCGTTCAAACACCTCGGGCGCCGCTCAGGTTCCCGAACTCCGCGCCCCGAACCCGGCGCCCCGAACCCGGCGTCCCGAACCCCGCGCCCCGAACCCGGCCGCTCAGTCCCAGGAGCCCTGCGCCGCCGGAAGCCCCGCGATCTCCGTGAAGTCCTCGTCGGTGAGCCGCAGTTCCGCGGACGCCGCGTTCTCCAGCGCCCAGCGCTCCTGCTTGGTGCCAGGCACCGGCACCACGCCCTCACCTTGCGCCGCCACCCAGGCGAGCGCCACCTGGGCCGGTGTCACGTGCTCACCGTGGCGCGCGGCGATACGGCGCAGGCCCGCCACGATCGGCTGGTTCGCCGCCATCATCTCGGCGGTGAAGCGGGGGTGGCGGGCGCGCAGATCGTCCGGCTCGAAGCCCCCTCCGGGGGTGAGCGTGCCGGTCAGGAAACCGCTGCCCAGCGGCGTCGCGGCGAGGAACCCGACGCCGCGCGCCGCGCACCACGGCAGCAGCGCCCCGAGCGCCTCCGGCGACCACACCGACAGCTCGGCCATGACGGCGCTCACCGGGAACACCTGCTGCACCCGCTCCAACTGGCGGATCGTTCCGGCATGCCGCGCGGCCCGGCCACCGCGCCGCGAGCCCCGCGGGCCCACGGCGCAGAAACCCAGCGAGCGCACCTTGCCCGCGCTCACGAGCTCCGCCATCGCGCCCCACGTCTCCTCGACGGGCACCTCGGGGTCCTCGCGGTGCAGTTGGTACAGGTCGATGACATCGGTCTGAAGGCGCCGCAGCGACGCGTCGCAGGCCCGCTTCACGTAGCCGGGCCTGCCGTTGGCGACGATGTGCTGCTCGCCGACGAGCAGCCCCACCTTCGTCGACACGAAGGCGTCGGCCCGCCGCTCCTTGAGCACGCGGCCGAGCAGCAGCTCATTGGTGAAGGGCCCGTACATGTCCGCGGTGTCGACCAGGCTGCAGCCCCGGTCCAGGGCGGTGTGCAGGGTGCGCAGGGACTCCTCGCCGCGCTGCCGCGAGCCCGTGTACGCCCAGCTCATCGGCATGCAGCCGATTCCGACGGCACCCACGTCGAGGCCCGCCGCACCGATCGCCTTGCGCGCACCACCTTGCTTCACGTGCCCGTGACCCTCCCTGGCCTTCTCCGGCCCCTCCTGCCGAGGTCCCCAACCTAACCTCTGTACCTTCACGTGGCTGACATAGCCTCCTGACCATGACTGGTGATGTGTGGCTGCCCTTCCGCGCCGATGAGATTCCGGGCCTCCCGCAGGTGCTCAACTACCGCTTCTGGAACGGCGAACCCGACTTCCCGGCGGACCCCGCCGACTGCGCGTACTACGTCGTCCCCTACATGAAGCCGCCGGGCCTCGGCGTCCGCCCGATGCCCGAGATGACGTCCCTGCGCGCCGTGCAGACGCTCTCCGCGGGCGTCGACCACGTACAGGGCGGGCTGAAGTACCTGCGCCCCGGCGTCCAGTTGTGCAATGCGCGCGGCGTGCACGACGCCAGCACCGCCGAGCTCGCGCTCACCCTGATCCTCGCCTCCCTGCGCGGCATCCCCGACTTCGTCCGCGGGCAGGACCGCGGCGAGTGGCGCGGCGGTTTCCGGCCCGCGCTCGCCGACAAGCACGTCCTCATCGTGGGGTACGGCGCCATCGGCGGTGCCATCG
Protein-coding sequences here:
- a CDS encoding aldo/keto reductase; its protein translation is MKQGGARKAIGAAGLDVGAVGIGCMPMSWAYTGSRQRGEESLRTLHTALDRGCSLVDTADMYGPFTNELLLGRVLKERRADAFVSTKVGLLVGEQHIVANGRPGYVKRACDASLRRLQTDVIDLYQLHREDPEVPVEETWGAMAELVSAGKVRSLGFCAVGPRGSRRGGRAARHAGTIRQLERVQQVFPVSAVMAELSVWSPEALGALLPWCAARGVGFLAATPLGSGFLTGTLTPGGGFEPDDLRARHPRFTAEMMAANQPIVAGLRRIAARHGEHVTPAQVALAWVAAQGEGVVPVPGTKQERWALENAASAELRLTDEDFTEIAGLPAAQGSWD